The DNA segment CTGTATTTTGGTGGTCGGGTTCTCCCATAAATACAAAGATGAACTGTTAGCATGAGCAGGGCAGCGCTACTAAACGGGCCGCCATGAGCAGGCTGTTTGAGGGCGAGCGTACTTCCACGTGTCATGTTTCACTTTCTGTTGTAGTCCAGAAGGATGGACCTGGTGGAGATATTGTCGTTCTTGTTTCAACTCAGCTTCTCTACGTTGGGCAGGGTGAGTACGCAGCAGTGGACCTTCAGTCTTGCTTTGTGTGTACAAATATACGTTGTCAGCATATCGCCGTGTTCTGATTGTgggtgtgtggttttttttcggCCTCAGGATTACTCGGTGGAGGGCATGAGCGAGTCATTACTCACATTTCTGCAGCACCTTCGGGAGTTCGGGCTGGTCTTCCAAAGGAAGGTAGGCACCGAGAGGGACGGGAAGGATCTGCTAACACGCCCTTACAGTAGCAGAAACCAAATCATGGTCCTCATGGGGAAGCTCAATGACGCCGCAGCAAAACAGCTCCAGCTTCTATCCGCCTTGCCTGCGTGTCTTCCCCGACAGCAAAGCATTTGGTTGGATGAAACAGGCAACATCTTTCAATGGTGGAAAATGTCGCTAAggtctttttttaataactcTTATTGTTTGTACTTGTTGTTTGCACTGCTTCATGCTCAAATCAAAAGATTCCAAATAACTTCCTGAGCCTTTAATCGGTCTCTTCGGCTCAACTGAACTCCAATTTATCCAATTTATTGAGATGATCACAAGGTAGTGTATTTTACTAGTCGATGATGGTACTTgacggggtgtccaaacattttccctCCCAAGGACTGCatacatgttttaaaaatgtcaggAATTGACATCACTTCCACCACCCGGAACACCATTCCCACTGGCCTCCTGGAAACTGGAAACACCGGCATCAAGCGTGCCCAAAGCTGACtccttttttcaacattttcattccattttttaagtggggtttgtttttttttctagctatgGTATTTTCTTTTCTAAAATGGCTACATTTAGTAAAATGCAAACATAGTCATCCCTCACTCCCTCTCCAGTATGAGTAGTATGAATAGTATGAGTAGTACATATgagtagtattctggtcacgagGCGGCAGCaatgaaacaaaacatacaACCCTAACCAAGACACGACATGACCTTAACACTACAAAGTCAGCCACggcatgtgtgacatcacagagtgaaaaaaatgttattctcccattttgtgtggaagtggtacatttttggcttctaatgtttagaagaaataaatttgaggctaactcgTTACCATGCTAGCTAGCTGCTGTCTTGAGTCCCTGAAGCATAATTGTTGaccaatgtgttgtaaacaataaataataggagtgtaaaagtgactatggaagtgttattatattgggtaatatgagcgaGTAAAGatgttacttcatgtccagagggtTCTAATGTCAtaaagcatatttacaaggtggtaaataggttttctatgctctatcttggaacatatttgatttataagtaaggaatcctactttgtgggaaTTCACTTATGCTTAGGTCTGAAACCAGCGAAGcctgataaacaagggattactgttaTTGATATTAATCTTATGTTTAAATATGCAGAGAGGCACTAGAAACGAGCTCCTGGCCGAACGTGGCCCTTTGACTTTTTTGGATGCGACTGCTCAGTAATGGCGATTGGGGCGTTACCGTGTTTCTACCCTCCACTCGCCTTGGTCACTGTTTTATTTGGCTAACGTTTACATTTAATGTGTTTGAGTATAGTCAACTAAATTGACGATGCCTCGTGGTGCACCGTGTGGTTATTTCCAATCATGCATTTCTCGTTTGCATAGCTTATTTAGCTTCAGTTTCAGGACCACAGGAAACCTTTTCAACTCATGGATTTGGCCTTTGGAGCATGTCACGACTCGTGTAACTCCAACTGTTAACGGGGTGCTACATACAAATCCTgttattttctgtgtgtttttgcagaGGAAGTCGAGGCGGTACTATCCCACCAGGCTGGCCATCAGTCTGGCCGCAGGAGTTACGAGcagctcctcttctctctcctcctccaACTGTGGCTCCATTCCTGGCGCCGCAGATGCAGGCTTCATTGTGGTTGAAACTAATTATCGCATCTACGCCTACACAAGTTGGTCTGAACATCTAAAAGTGCTGTCAATCATCCTTACTTGATTGTGACCCTGACTGTGTGTCCTTCCCAGACTCAGAACTTCAGATTGCTCTGGTGGCTCTATTCAGTGAAATGTTGTATCGCTTCCCCAATGTGGTCGTGGCTCAGGTCACACGAGAGTCTGTGCAACAGGCCATCTCTAACGGGATCACCGCTCAACAGGTACCCAACTCACCCGTCCAAATGTTTCCTATTATCATCGACTGCCATGACGCCATCTGGTGGATTCCTCCAGCTTGGCAAACCTCCTCCAAGTGGTCGAGATGGCAGTTGGAAATCAGAGTTCTCACATTCAAAtatagcaggggtgcccaaaacGTTTTTTCAGAGAACGAcacataatggaaaaataatggaTGCAACTGTtatcactttgatatttttgaaaTCAGCTCCTACTGATACCCATCACATGGATTCATGATACATTTCTCAATGTGacaagtcttgaaccagtcatgatgtgctatatatatcactatattgacacgcactatggtacacattatggcattggatgctcatatcacccagtacttccgtatgaggtacattattaaaaaaaacaactttaaacagtattatggaaagcaggaagtgaacaaatgtaacagttactgattgtaaaagtatcagatggaggggtaggatttaataagctttgcttcttcctactccttttggacatgtggaactgggaactgattatgggatgcactcaattggaatctgatgcatgttcaaatgaaattaaaccattaccattaccaagggctgcacggcggacaagtggttagcacgcaggcacCTCTGTGCAAGTTGACTATTTCAGCTGTCCTCGTCTTCTAATGATGACATTATTCTAACATTATAACTACCTACTAATATGATAATGCAGCTTCTATGATATGAGAGAAAGTTGAGGTCCAGGGGAgcgtctagaacaggggtgggcaaactacggcccgggggccacatccggcccgccaagtgtttgaatacggcccgcccaatctttccaaagtatttcattgaaactcaacatacaacctggcatcatggcctgagccaaccttttgatggttttatcaatttcgttttttgacatggtctgttgtttacaaagtgctcctgaaaaaagggacacaagcacataataataataatcattattattattattataataattattattattagattattataatataatagtaattattattattagattattagattattataattattattagaactattatgattattataattatattaatgctaattattatattaattatatatattattgttatatttgcatattttacataataataatataataataattattttaattttattgtaattattataatattttattattttttaaatatttaaatataaatctaaaataataaataataatggcagattgcatgacaattttacagatacaataataccaggtggactgttacgtgtaaaatatatagtctgtgtccgtccccccccccccccccccccccccctaaattttgtcatatcaatgcggcccgcgagtcaaaaagtttgcccacccctggtctagaactTGGTTAGGGATGAGTGCCAAATGAACAAGACTTCCATATGCATTGTAAGCgttcttttcatttttacagaTCATCCACTTCCTGAGAACCCGAGCACACCCCGTGATGCTGACGCAGGTAAGCATGAGCTGCAGCCATGGTGTTGAACAATCCGGGTTTCAACTTGGGAGTGTCTTCACCTGTGCTGCAGACACCCGTACTTCCTCCGACCATCACAGATCAGATCCGACTTTGGGAGCTGGAGAGGGATAGACTACAATTCACAGAGGGTGAGcagtagtggtgtgtcggtcatgaacgaacgaggTCTTTtgtgtgaacggaatgaacgaggtcaccgccccaaaaatacccgttcagttgcaaatgatTCTAttatgattggctggagagtcagttcaggactttttcaaaaatggtcCCTCTTGGTATCGGCCATTTTGAATGATTGTGTTCTtaggctatatagacatggtctGTACCAAAAGAAACACTCATCTTTTAtcacaaaaaagtattttttttagtaatcagcagtagaacatgggtcagtttcagcaaaatatcagttctcaacaaaaacagtgaaaggatacattcatttattcactaccgcttttgctcacgagggtcacaggcgtgctggagcctatcccagctggactggtggccagccaatcccagggcacatatagacaaacaaccattcacactcacattcatacctatggacaatttggagtggccgattaacctagcatgtttttggaatgtgggaggaaaccggagtacccggagaaaacccacgcatgcaaactctacacagtgatggccgagggtggaattgaactcggttgccgtgcagcctggaaaaAAAGTATTGGACCACattgtttcttgagtttttttttttttaatttatttatttttaatttttttaatgtttttttttccttttcttgagTTTTTAAAGTGAGGAAACCAgggaaaccttttttttttcagcttcaaactgcaccaaacatgatctcttctattgtagagttgcatcatcacctctctgTGCCTCTAGGGCCAAAAGATGTCTAAATACCTCTTTGTTAGTGAATGACTTAATTGACCAGTCACTCACATGCTATCTCCAGTTTGAGTCACAAGACTTCAACTTTTGATCTCTTGGTGTTGTAGGAGTGCTTTACAACCAGTTCCTCTCCCAGGCGGACTTTGAGGTGCTTCGAGACAGAGCTCAGGTTGGTTTCAGACATGACATTACAAACGTTTTTTTGAACTGAACTGCACCTTGTCATCAGTCCTGCAGGATTTTCTTTccaatgaatattattattgttttctttgccttttgaaGAGCTTTAGAAAAAAGATTCCATGATCCCTTCCAACATTTCCCTTTCCAACTGTCAACCTCTGACTTCTTAGAGATGGAATCAACTCCTAAACATTTTGTAAAAGACCCTGTACTATTTCTGTTGGCGTAGTATTTGACTTGTATGATAATACTGTAAGGTTCTAATGGAGTTGCTTTGGCGCAGGGACTGGGGTGTCTGGTGTGGCAGGACGTGACTCACAGGGTGATGGTGGTGACGCCGCACGGACACAGTGAGGTCAAGAGGTTCTGGAAACAACAGAAGAGTCACGCGTAAGCAGGGACGAGCACACATGACTGCCGTCAAACGAGGCAGTGTGTACTGATTGTACTGTACTCCTCTTCAATGTGTCATTAGTATTTTAGGAAGGAGTCTACACCAATCTTTTATTGAAAGTGACACAGACTGGGGAGGTGAAAAAAGAACCTAACTCATTATGACGtcaaataaatgtgtgtatttgtctattCAACTGtattagaaatgtattttctgtatgatttcaatgttttaaaaaaacaataattttcttaaaggggactgacctataaatatagttagaatgttgtattcccgtgttaaacgatgccaaagtatcagtttgcacatttggaagtgagccctgaaagaagtttgggatggctcaaaacgctccatttcaaaaggcgtggtcaaaaatcccctttgtgatgtcacagacgggcggacttccttatattgTTCATAGTTGGGAAGcggaggaaatacagctggaataggtgcacattCTGCTAAATCTTTCCACGGTGGTGGCCGGGAAGTGCGaaacaaagtatcacaaagtagcTGACAGACTTTTCCAAAGCTTTTTTGGAGGATGTCCGCTTGGACCACATATGCAAATAGAAGGTAAGGCCTCACATGATTTTCagttttatatatacagtagtgggaagtgttttttttttttttgcatgtttgtcacaaatgtttcagatcatcaaacaaatgtaaatattagtcaatgacaacacaactggacACAAAACGCACTTTTATAAAAACCTTTTATTcagggatttttaaaaaaaatgcttgaagGGGCTTAAGCATAGCTC comes from the Doryrhamphus excisus isolate RoL2022-K1 chromosome 14, RoL_Dexc_1.0, whole genome shotgun sequence genome and includes:
- the gtf2h4 gene encoding general transcription factor IIH subunit 4; this encodes MKLRVQLQCKNLHEYLRELGPEILDRLYNHPATCLAVYRELPSLAKNYVMRMLFLDQPLPQAAVALWVKKESHKDHDECVSVLAGLRLWHSQQLQGGLQGYILNPVFKDNLRIALLGGGRAWADEGSSLGPDRHARDIESLDRYAVERWEVILHFMVGSPTAAVSQDLAQLLTQAGLMKSEAGEAPYITSAGFQFLLLDTPSQLWYFTLQYLKTAQSRRMDLVEILSFLFQLSFSTLGRDYSVEGMSESLLTFLQHLREFGLVFQRKRKSRRYYPTRLAISLAAGVTSSSSSLSSSNCGSIPGAADAGFIVVETNYRIYAYTNSELQIALVALFSEMLYRFPNVVVAQVTRESVQQAISNGITAQQIIHFLRTRAHPVMLTQTPVLPPTITDQIRLWELERDRLQFTEGVLYNQFLSQADFEVLRDRAQGLGCLVWQDVTHRVMVVTPHGHSEVKRFWKQQKSHA